Genomic window (Drosophila ananassae strain 14024-0371.13 chromosome 3L, ASM1763931v2, whole genome shotgun sequence):
AGTAAGATCCTTCTCTTGGCTATAATTTCACTGGAAAATTCATGACAAACTTTTAAAGCAGCATCATAATCTctggcaacaaaaatattataaaagtaATCCCCCCAATATAGAGGGTTTCTCAAGCGCCTTATGAAACATTCGTCGATCATCAGAAAGTTTTCCCGATAGCGATCGCCCTTTTCAGCCATTTCATCTAGCCTTATACCCATGGCAGTCTCTGTTGATAGAATATGAATACTTTTAGAGAATTTATTTGAAAGATATACTAAATTACTTACCGCAAATGCTGTTCAGAGTAAATCTTGCTACTGGTTCTCTCAGTGAAACAAGACTTATTTCATCATCTTCGAATTCTTGAACAAACTTAAGGCTTTCGGctctaataatataagtaaattaataaactaaaattataaataagaCAATTTCATCCTCAAAAAACCTACATAAAGATCTCCTGGAACTGGTTGAGTATATTGAAATGGAATGTCCTTGTCAACATACCTCGTCTGGTGTGCCACTTCTTTGCTGAGAAagaaataattacaaaaataaaaaagaaaaccttTTTTGTCTCACCTTTTGATGTTAAAACACCGGTCTTTAAAAATGGATGGAGAAAATTATAAGCCATTCCTTTGGTTATCAGATTTGGATGATTTAAGATACTCTCCGTGGTGTGGGCATCTATAACGTTGTAATGCGAGATACTCATTCCATATTGAAGATAGCTTCGTCCGAATCCTTTGGCCAGGTCCCGCATATACTGGAAAACTTCGGCTGATTAAACCGAATAGATTAGATTATAAtgatttgtaattttaaatcTTTGAATGGTTTACCTGGGTTTTTCCCATACAAATCGAAACTGTTGCCACAAAAAAAACGCGGCGTGGCTATGGGGGCCAAGTCCTCCAGGGATTTGCCCTCCTTGGCCTTAACTCGTCGGGCGAAAAAGGCCAGAACATAATATTCTTTGTTTACTCTATAAAACCAGTGCACAATCACACTCAGAGCCACAACAAGCCATAAAACAATAATCATCTCTGTTGTGAACGCGTGGGCTTCTCTCACAGAACTGTTTTGGattttcaatgttttttttttgaaagccACTATCAACAAGCTTTCTCCTTATCTgccggtttttgtttttaacaaCAAACAGTAGAGATTAGATTTAATTACACACAACAAAAACTAATACGGAAATGTCAAAAAAAGTGATTATCGTTCCATTATTCATTATTTAGGAAGTATTAATAGTCAAACATTACTTTATGGTACATTTTTTAAACACACGATTTAATAAAAGATGTTCGATTAAGTTTTCTTAGTGtagtaatatttttattgcattttgataattttttggtTGCACTTGCCTACCGAGGAATCCTTATCACTAAGAAAGTGTCAGGTAAATTATTATAAACCTATTTAATATGAGTTTTTCCAGCCTATAGGTtgcatatattatattaatgcTATGTTCTTCTCACAAACTTGACTTTTAATGTGTTTGTGGTCCGCAGTTGAATTCCCATTTGGAAAACAATAGGTTCCGGATTGGTTATTGGAACAATCCTGAAGTGTTTCAGAATGACCACCAGGAGAGTTTTTATCTCTTGCATGGCAAATTTTTTACCTATTTGAACGAATAATATGTAAAATAGATTTGAGAAAGTTGGAAAATCAAATGGATTACCTAAACAATTCCTTGATCCAGCACTGAAGGGTATGTAGGCGTAGGGATGTCGCCACTGGCAATTTTCAGTAAGGAACCTGTCGGGACGAAACTCCTCTGGCGAGTCCCAGTGCTTGGGATTACGATGAATGTCAAAGATGTGTATGTTGATGTGGCTACCCTTGGGCAGGATGAGGCCGTTGGCTAGTTCTGTTTCTTCGACGGCTTGACGCGCCAAAATTGGTCCAGAAGGAAACAGTCTCATGGTCTCTTTCAGAAAGCAATCCAAATTCTTAAGATTATTTAACTGCCTTGTGTCCAGGTTACTTAGATCATCTAGGGAGTTTTAAAAACATATTAGGagtattattatatttttgataatAGGTTTTCATACCTCGTATGAGTTCCTGGACCTCCCGGTAACAGTTCTCCTGATGATCAGGATAGAGGGACATGTTCATGAGGCCGAATTTGATCACATGGAAGGGGCTATCGTAGCCTTCGTATATCAGAGTATCTACTTCCTCGCAAATACCTTTGTGATCGATGAGACCGTCTTTCTCAGCACAAATCAAAGTGTCCAGCATAGCAAAGGGTTTCTTGGACGTAAAGCCGCTATTGAAACAATAATTAGTTTGCTTTCCTAATATTtaagttaaatatttacatatcGTCATCTGCAGATTGATTCAGGCGCCTGTTCTCCAACTCTTCCTCCAGAAGTATTCTCCTTTTGGCAATAATGTCACTGGAAAACCCATTAACTTGTTTCAAAGCAGCCGCGTAATCTCGGGCTGCAAAAAGGTTGTACCAAAAATCACCCCAATAAAAAGGATTTCTTATACGACGTACGAATCCTTCATCGATGTGGTGCAAGTTATCCCTGTAGTGACTGCCAGAGTCTCCCATTTCGTCTAATTTAACACCCATGGCAGTTTCtgtaaagaaaaatatattagtATAGTATTTAAGATTAATCGAAGTATTTAAGCTTACCACAAATGCTATTCAAAGTAAAACGATAAATGGGATCCCTTAGAGAGACGATGCATGACTCTTTTCCCTTAAATTGCTCCACAAACTTGAGGCTTTCGGCTCTACAAAGTATTTAAagatacaaaatataaataaaatgagtTCATAAGGTGTAAGTTGTAAGGGGTAAGGCATACTCACATAAAGATCTCTTGAAACTGGTTCAGAATATTGTAATGAAATGTTCTTTGAAGCATACCCCGCCTCGTGTGCCACTTCTTTTCTACGatacataattttaaaatacaaaaacctAGGAATCATAAAGAAGAGTCCTTTACCTTTAGCTGTCAGAACTCCAGTTTTGAGGAATGGATGCAGAAAGTCGTACATAAATCCCTTGTTGATGAGCTTTGGATGGTTCAATATGTTTTCCACCGTCGGAGCGTCTATGACGTTGAAACTGGCTTTCCCTGGCGTGTAGTGGAGGTAACACTCTCCGTATCGCACGGCCTGGTCCCGAAAGAATTGGAATACCTCGGCTAAGAAAAAAGCTTAGATAAGAAGAGGATTTCGATTCGTTCTGGCATTGTTATATTACCATTATCTTTTCCTATACAGTCGAAACAGTTGCCGAAGATAGTGCGACTCTTTGGAGTGGGAACCAGACTCTCCACACTTCGACCGTCTTTGGTTCGAGCTCGTCTGGCGAAGAACGACAGAATGTAGTAATCTTTGTTTACCTTATAGAGCCAGTGGATGAGTACACTTAGCACTGCTAGAAGCCACAGAATGAGCATGTTGTTGTCGACCGAGCCAGACCGCTCAACAAAGTAGACTGTTGTGTTTTCGGTTTCCACCTCTCCCATCAAGCGAGCTTTCCAATATCAAccggttttgtttttattacaaCCACTTGAAATGATTAGAATATGTGAGTCTCATTTATAATacctacatacatatgtatgtatgattttgtttttatttgttcggTCAGCTGGGAGTGATGATATCGCCAGGTCGCCCTCAgctaataaaatttgtttggGGACCTTTGCGATTCATTAAACGTCGAATGACTATCAGTAATTATTTTGATAACTCCCTATTTTCGTCTCACGAACTTGACttgcattttgtttttggtacGCAGATTAATTCCCATTTGGAAGATAATGGACTGGGGTTCCATGGCTGGTAATATTCTAAACTTCTTAAGCACGACAACCATCAGGGTTTTCATCTGTTGCATGGCATACTTTTGacctgttttaaaaaaattatgttaataaaataatccaaatagaataaataaatagaatatTATAACCTAAGCAATTTCTTTGCCCGGCACTGAATGGTATAAAGGCATAAGTGTGACGATCTTGGGAGTTCTCGGGCAGAAAACGTTCTGGATGAAATTCGTTGGGGTTGTCCCAGTATTTGGGATTGCGATGGATGTCAAATAcatgaatatttatttgagATCGTTTGGGCAGGATTAGTCCATTGAAAAGTTCTGTTGCCTGGATAGTTTCACGGCACATTAGTGGAATGGATGGATAGAGACGCATTGTTTCTTTTAAAAAGTAGTCCAGGTATTTGAGTTTTCCCAATTGTGTCACGTTCAGGTTGCTCAAGTCGTCTGAAAAGCCATATTTggtttattttagtttttagttttcagtATTACTTACCATCAATGTGATCTTGAATCTCTCGGTAACAAATATCCTGATGTTTGCCGTAGAAGGACATGTTCAACAGGGCAAAGGTTAGTCCAATGTAGGGACTGTCGTAGCCCTCAAACATCAGAGTGTCCACCTCTTCACAAATGCCACTGTGAtcgatcaggccatctttttCAGCACAAATCAGAGTGTCCAACATGGCAAAGGGCTTCCCCCTGGGAACACATCTGTTTCAAAGAGATTatggattaaaaataatacctcTAATGAGGATGGTACTTGCAGATCATCATCGGCTTCTTGGGTGGCTCTTCTGTACTCCAACTCCTCTTCAAGGAGAATCCTGCGTTTGGCTATGATATCACTCGAAAAGTCATGAACCATTTTTAAGGCTGCACAGTATCCATGGGCGGCCAGGAGGTGGTACCAGAAATCGCCCCAATAGAGCGGATTGGTCACTCTCCGGACAAAACATTcatcaattaaataaaagctCTCCCGATAGCGATCGCCAGTTTCTGCCATTTCATCCAGTTTCACTCCCATGGCGGTCTCTGCAATAAAATcgtaattatttttattactcTATTCATTTTATTATCAGAAATTACCGCAAATGCTGTTCAGAGTAAATTTTGCTATGGGGTCACTTAGCCAAACATTGAAAGAGTTGAGGCCATTGAATTGGTCTACAAACTTTAAGCTCTCGGTTCTAAGAAGAGTATTATTAATATCATAGACATGTGGCGCTTTTAAATAACTATTTACATAAAGATGTCTTGGAActgatttaaaatattaaagtgaAATGTCCTGGTTAGCATAGTTCTTCTCGTATGCCATTTACATTCTGCAAAGAAACAACATTTTGTGATTAAATGTAAAGTTTTCATATAACACTGTAATACCATTTGATGTCAACACTCCAGTCTTCAAAAATGGATGTAAGAAATTGTAAACAAAACCTTTGGTTGTCAGATTTGGATGGTTCAGTATAAACTCGGCATTTCGGGCATCGATCACATTGTAAGTGGCTTTACCCAAACGATACTGAATGTAACTTTCACCAGCTGCTGTTCTAGCCATACGtcgaatttgtttaaaaatttccACTAATCGATAAAAGAGGTACATAAATCTGTGCTAGTTAGATTTGGTTATAGATTACCTCGATTTTTaccaaaataatcaaaacaatTGGCAAATATTGTGTTACCCTTGGGCACGGGAACAATACTCTCCGCAGGCTTGCCATTCTTCGTCTTGACTCTTCTGGCCAAGAAAGCCAGAATATAGAATTCTTTGTTGACCTTATAGAGCCAGTGTAGGAGCACACTTAAAGCCACCACGAGCCAAAGAGCCAGCATCTCTTTAAAACCGAACTCGATGGCAAACAACATGCTACTGGTTCGAGGCATTCGATTGTTTGGCTCTCGGTCGCTCTCGAAAGCTTTCTGTTATCAGAAATAACAACTAAAATAGATTAGATTTCCCTCTAATATTTCTATTTACAAGCAGCCGTGTTTTAGTTTCATCAGCATATTGGAGATGCCTTAGTCGCGTTTTTCAATTTGATATTGACGCTTCGCTTTCAGAGAATTAAATTGGCTTAGAAAATCACAATAATCCATTAAAAGTTCCATTTATAAGATTTTTAATCAACTAAAGTCTAATTAGGTTCAATTGCATCAATTGCAATATCTCTCGGAATACTTTAAGGTCCTTTTGTCAGTGTTTTTTTTCGCTCGACCTACTTTCTGACAAAGTACATGACACATTACGGAATAAGGCAAAAAAGTCGAGTGGAAAAGTAAAACTTTAAGACTGCCGTCGGCGATTACGAAATGCTAACTGGAGATGGCGGAAAAGGCTGCCATGACTTTTCCCTACCACTGCCCCCCACATCCTGCTCCTTTTCCTCCAAGTCTCATGTAAAATGGAAACTCGACTGTGCGTTGACTGTGCAACGATTTTCTTGCCCCCACCCATCGACCATCCTGCATCCTGAATCCAGCATCCAGCCACCCTTTTTTCCACTCCCCTGATTACTTGCCAGAATGCCAAATGCATATTGGAAATTTGCAATTTCGATGGCACTCGAAAGTCTGGCGACGTCGAGTGGAAAGTTCGCCGAGGCAAGCCAAGTTATTAAATTAGATCAcatatgaaatatttatgacAAGAGTTCCTGTCAGACAGCCAGACCTGAAATTGCATTACCTTCGAGGTTTAAGTCGAAATCTTGAGCTCATATATTCTCGTATTTGTGTAAGGCTTCACTgaggcaaaaaaataattgccaaataaaaactaaaaattgaTTCTTAGAATCATTAAAAAGCATTTAGATCTTAAGGACTCtcaatcaaaaatttttttatttcaaaaggaCTTGTATAAAAGAATCATTTCATTttctataaacatttttttaagtgctATTATTATCTACCTTTTTCCAGATGCCTCGCCTGGCTGCCGGGCTCCGGATGTTCGCTTCACGATTGTCAAGCCGGAATCGACCACGGAGCAGCCGTTGGCCAAGTTCGAAACGACTCAGGTCTACCTGCCTGAGGACTTCACCACCGCGGATGTGGAGTTCGTGGAGTCGGCCCCCCGCCATCCGGGCGAGAATCATGCGGCCGTAATCAATCCGTATTCCCTCGACCTGGGCGATGACCATCTGCATGTGGGCGATGCTGCCGCCAGTTTGGTGGCCGATGATGACTTGGGCGACGACGAGGATGAGGAATTGCATGGTGGAATCACCGATGAGAAGCGATTGAACACGAATCGCAAGCAGGGCAAGCGTCGGCGTTCCGGTTCCGGGCGACGTCGTCGCATCGAGAACGACAATGGCCAAACGggcagggggcgtggcagtcgCTACAAGCGTCATGCCATTCTCCACGATGCGGAAGCCTCCCCGGAAACGGATCGCTGGGCAGGCAGCAAGCTGGCAGCCGAGGGCGATGTATACTATGTCCACATTGCCGACATCCTGAAGAGTCGTGAACCGAATCGGGAACTGCGCTCCAAGCTGCACAAGCTGAAGATGAAGGCCAGAATGAGCAAGTGCCTGGCAGAGGGTGGCAAGGAGAAGTGCACCAAGCTGATCAAGAAGAAGCCCAAGAACAAGAAGGTCAACCCAGAGGAGCAGTCCCTGAAAAAGGATACAAAGATGCCTAAGGAGGAGCGTAATGAGAAGGACGTGATGGAGGAGCCAGAGTCGAGTTCTGGCCACCATCGCCGACGCGGGGACAGTCACGCTGCAGAGCTCGACCAGCGTGACCGGAGCCCGCGTTGGCGTCGCCGGCGCAGCATTGAGTCCAAGGGTGATCTCGGCCAGCTGCCCCCGGATCCTGAAAAGGAACCGGAGCCGGTGGACAACGACGAACTACAGTATGGAAATCAGTCGAGCAGTGCAGCAGGTAAAgtgattttcattttaaattcaagaatCTTTGAATAAAAACTAAAGTTTTTATAATCTTGTGGGCTGTTGTTAAAAGTTGTAAAAGAtgtacgtatacgtaatattgaaccaatgttttattaaaattaagtaTACGCTCTGTTGACCTTTAAAACTATAAGCCCTGCAAGGCTATAAAAATTCCAGAGAACCTTAatataacaatttttattccaGCAGTGctaaaaattgacaaaaaagaaTTGTCTTACtcttaattcaaataaataatacaagTATTTCTCTTCAACAGTGGCCCTGCAACGTGTAAAGCGTAAATCGGGCAAGACCACGGGTGCACTGAGCCGTCCGAAGGGTGGTGGCGACTCCAGCTCCAAGACCACCAGTCGCAAGGACAAGGGTGAGTGTGCGTCCGCACGGCGGCCAGACACTGGCAATGCCACAGTGTCCAATGCCTATAAAGATTTGCTCCGCTGTCGCTGTCTcgttgtctgtctgtctgtccgtgtAGCGCCGTCCGTCGATCATGACTagcttttttatatttattaaatcggaATGATTATAATCCGGAATGCCCTAGCAAAGATGTCAGATTTCTGGAGTGAATAAGGTTGTCCGATAGGCCATTATATCTTAAAACTGCTCAGACCTgtactaaattaaaaaaaatactaaagaTATTAAAACTCTACCTCTTatctaaaatgaaaatatacaaaagCTTTAGTAAATTAAGTATACGTAGGTTGGTCTCTTAAAAACCTAAAATAAAGCATACGCCTAGGAGGACAAGAAAAACCATTTCCTATGcttctattatatttttccttttagCCTTATAAcctctttattaaaaatttgaataattttgctTGCCAATATTGAAACTGCTTTTTGCCAGGGCATTAAAGCCACTagacactctcacacacacacacacacatgaaaAGACCAATGCAGGACATGAAACGGAAGTTAAGAGCTGTGGACAGGACACACCGAAACATACTCGTAAAAGCTAATCGCAGTCGCTCACAGCCGCatccaaagccaaagccacaGCGCCATCCCATCCAACATCCACCGTATAGCATAAAGCATATATAGCACATACATAGCTCATCCTGTAGCGAATTCACACCTGCTTTGTGGCACCTGCTCCACTGCCCAGCCTCCACTTCCCCAAAACCCCATATCCTTCCAGCCCGCTCTTTGGGCTTTTCATTACCCCATTTTTGCCATCGTCGCTTCGTGGTCATGGTTTATTTGCCGGCCATATCTTTGTCGTGGTTATAGAGTTCAGACTGGACTGGCGGTCCTTTGTTATGGCCAGAACTTTGCCTCGGTATGGGTGCTGAATGATTTTTCTTTCGGCTCCTTTGTTTGCTTTGGTTACCCCGGCTCTATACCGCTTTTGTCCGTATCCGTAGCCGTATCCGTCTCCGGCTGTGGCTTGGGCTGCGCCTTTTTTTCCATCCTACTTTCTATTAGCCGGCCCTCGTTCTCTGACATAATATTATCTTTCGTGTTATCTTTGCCTTTTCACAtctccatttttatttttgcactcgcctttttttcttccttGGACGGGGTTGGGCTTGGAAATGAAGTTGTATCCTGTTAAGTGGCCACTTCTGCTCCCCGCCTCCAGGattcttttgcttcttttAATGCATATCTAAGCACTCGTCGCAGCTTCCCATTGAAATTTTCAGCTGGCAGCACTTTTCGCACGTCCCGTGGCTTCTCTATGGCTTAATGTGGCTGCTCAAGTATTTTCCGCAATTTCACGAAGCCGGCGGAGAAGCCGCTTCAAGTGTCTGCTGGGTCAACTTGGGTTGACTCATGAATACATCTTGGCATTAAGGCTCGCCCAAAATGACACCCAGCGAGGGTCAGACggaattaattttaaataaaacccaAGTATCCTTTTAAGGATAGATCAATAGTAATACTTCGAATCAGCCATCAGGCATATCCATTTCAGTTCTGCATTTGCATTGGTCTCATTAGCTCATTAGATGCTTGCTCTATTTGCTCCCCCCTCTCAAAGTCTATCTACCCGCCCCCCTCTTTTCTTGGCATGGTACATTGCCCATCTCATGACGCCCACACCTTCTGCTCTTCTCGTCCCActatttcaaaatcaaaaaaaaaaaaaacaaaaaacaaaatataggTATCTATGACGAGGAGACTGGCTATTCGCCTGTGCATCCGGATGACCCCGAGTTcgaggaggaagaggaggaggacgaggaggtGGACATCCTGCAGCAGTTCACCGAGGTGTCGGAGATCAGGTTTCCGGGCGAGATTGGACCCATGGGCGATCGGCGGCTGTGCAAGATACGGTGTGTCAAGGGCAAGTGGGTGGGTCCGTTGTGCGCCACCAACGAGGAGGGTAAGTGAGCACACACCACCCACCAGAtacacacaagcacacaagCAGACGCCCCAGACAAAGCACACAATTAAACAGCATTACATACAATAGATACCtagttgcagttgcagataCATTTAGCCAGCAGTAACAGATACATTTAAGTCACACAACCAGATGCAAATCCATTAAAATGTTCGCAAATAAAGCAGACAGAGTCAAGTACACAATCAAGAGACACAAGCAGCCAGAATGTTGTTTCATTTTAACCCAATTTTCGCCAATTACACCTACACAGAGAAAAACTAAAGTATCTACTTATTATTTAATCATTTTACAATTATTTCACATAAGAAAACTCTATCTTCCTTATGATTTATCTACCGAATGCCAAAAAAACACTCATCCGCTAATAAAAATGAATCCttgtttttgatattttttctctgtgtaccaatatatgtgtgtgtttgccgCCCGCAGATGATAATGGCAACGTCAAGTTTCAGCCGCTGTACAAGAGCTGCCACGTTAACCGGATACCATCGCACCTGCTACTCAGCTATCGCAACATCTCAGTGGTAAGTGGTTCCGGCGGGCAACCGTCGTTGTGGATCCGTCGCCTCAGCTGGCTGCCGCACCACCACAGATACGATACCACGCAGATGCACcacagcaccaccaccaccaccacacaTATCCACATGCCACAACgcgcacacacgcacacacatacataagAATTTTTGTAGATTTCCGGAGGAGAGCCTGTATATCAGCTTTTGCCAAAAAAGGGGATCTCAGCTCCGATCTTCGAAACTTATATCTCTGTCTGtctatctttctctttaaCTCTATCTCTGTATCTATTTCTCAAATCTCGCACGACCCGTCTTGCTATCGCTCTTATCTCATATCagcctgaaaaaaaaaatctcaccaaaataaaaatataaaataaataagaccAGCGTCTAAGCCATCTGCATGCCGATGCTCGGGAATCGGGCAATACGATTCTCAATCTCTATAGCTTGATATACCTAGTAGTGTGTTGTTTTTTGGTACTCTCTGATTCTCT
Coding sequences:
- the LOC26514021 gene encoding probable cytochrome P450 4p2; translation: MIIVLWLVVALSVIVHWFYRVNKEYYVLAFFARRVKAKEGKSLEDLAPIATPRFFCGNSFDLYGKNPAEVFQYMRDLAKGFGRSYLQYGMSISHYNVIDAHTTESILNHPNLITKGMAYNFLHPFLKTGVLTSKAKKWHTRRGMLTRTFHFNILNQFQEIFIAESLKFVQEFEDDEISLVSLREPVARFTLNSICETAMGIRLDEMAEKGDRYRENFLMIDECFIRRLRNPLYWGDYFYNIFVARDYDAALKVCHEFSSEIIAKRRILLETELEYRRATQTADDDLCVPRGKPFAMLDTLICAEKDGLIDHSGICEEVDTLVAEGHDTTAVGLTFGLMNMSIYGEEQELCYQEIQEHIEDDLSNLNLNQLSKLKHLEYFLKETMRLYPAVPMLARQAVQETELPNGLILPKCSQINIHVFDIHRNPKYWDEPEEFRPERFLPDNCQKRHPYAYIPFSAGQRNCLGQKYAMQEMKTLLVVILKKFKILPVIDPKSIVFQTGITLRTQNEIKVKFVKRKVSS
- the LOC6494678 gene encoding uncharacterized protein LOC6494678, whose product is MPRTSSMLFAIEFGFKEMLALWLVVALSVLLHWLYKVNKEFYILAFLARRVKTKNGKPAESIVPVPKGNTIFANCFDYFGKNRVEIFKQIRRMARTAAGESYIQYRLGKATYNVIDARNAEFILNHPNLTTKGFVYNFLHPFLKTGVLTSNECKWHTRRTMLTRTFHFNILNQFQDIFITESLKFVDQFNGLNSFNVWLSDPIAKFTLNSICETAMGVKLDEMAETGDRYRESFYLIDECFVRRVTNPLYWGDFWYHLLAAHGYCAALKMVHDFSSDIIAKRRILLEEELEYRRATQEADDDLCVPRGKPFAMLDTLICAEKDGLIDHSGICEEVDTLMFEGYDSPYIGLTFALLNMSFYGKHQDICYREIQDHIDDDLSNLNVTQLGKLKYLDYFLKETMRLYPSIPLMCRETIQATELFNGLILPKRSQINIHVFDIHRNPKYWDNPNEFHPERFLPENSQDRHTYAFIPFSAGQRNCLGQKYAMQQMKTLMVVVLKKFRILPAMEPQSIIFQMGINLRTKNKMQVKFVRRKKARLMGEVETENTTVYFVERSGSVDNNMLILWLLAVLSVLIHWLYKVNKDYYILSFFARRARTKDGRSVESLVPTPKSRTIFGNCFDCIGKDNAEVFQFFRDQAVRYGECYLHYTPGKASFNVIDAPTVENILNHPKLINKGFMYDFLHPFLKTGVLTAKEKKWHTRRGMLQRTFHYNILNQFQEIFIAESLKFVEQFKGKESCIVSLRDPIYRFTLNSICETAMGVKLDEMGDSGSHYRDNLHHIDEGFVRRIRNPFYWGDFWYNLFAARDYAAALKQVNGFSSDIIAKRRILLEEELENRRLNQSADDDIGFTSKKPFAMLDTLICAEKDGLIDHKGICEEVDTLIYEGYDSPFHVIKFGLMNMSLYPDHQENCYREVQELIRDDLSNLDTRQLNNLKNLDCFLKETMRLFPSGPILARQAVEETELANGLILPKGSHINIHIFDIHRNPKHWDSPEEFRPDRFLTENCQWRHPYAYIPFSAGSRNCLGKKFAMQEIKTLLVVILKHFRIVPITNPEPIVFQMGIQLRTTNTLKVKFVRRT
- the LOC6495933 gene encoding locomotion-related protein Hikaru genki isoform X2; the protein is MWSRQRMRHKPLWALISLTVLLLVLDKSNANTEPVETTTTSEPDASPGCRAPDVRFTIVKPESTTEQPLAKFETTQVYLPEDFTTADVEFVESAPRHPGENHAAVINPYSLDLGDDHLHVGDAAASLVADDDLGDDEDEELHGGITDEKRLNTNRKQGKRRRSGSGRRRRIENDNGQTGRGRGSRYKRHAILHDAEASPETDRWAGSKLAAEGDVYYVHIADILKSREPNRELRSKLHKLKMKARMSKCLAEGGKEKCTKLIKKKPKNKKVNPEEQSLKKDTKMPKEERNEKDVMEEPESSSGHHRRRGDSHAAELDQRDRSPRWRRRRSIESKGDLGQLPPDPEKEPEPVDNDELQYGNQSSSAAVALQRVKRKSGKTTGALSRPKGGGDSSSKTTSRKDKGIYDEETGYSPVHPDDPEFEEEEEEDEEVDILQQFTEVSEIRFPGEIGPMGDRRLCKIRCVKGKWVGPLCATNEEDDNGNVKFQPLYKSCHVNRIPSHLLLSYRNISVNVGWDLPHGHSLQARCQELGIYKLLGESRVLCSNGLWAPRMPSCVPTTVLTNYSEDSAPSIRIKIFNGSYSFEPSGVMAVPPHSTVLMDCMYPRVRGTPEWSWTSWYMQYSTGWSPAQEEKAVRYRLSIKNIENNDSGTFTCTSPRGLTNSIAVVVATSTCPQLTEPLAPLKLRLEGNKLGQRAHYECPEGFRLDGAMNATCLASGNWSSPTPTCHSVQCPRLELDDPHLSLIELNTSAWGRAVFKCQWGFKLTGPAQLDCEPSGVWSGPVPRCKVIQCVMPVAPLNGRIGGTSLSQRRLTVGALVTFSCNDGHSLVGESSIICTENGFWSHSPPFCKSQCPYPGDPPNGLIAPLKFNYDAGDYLSVQCRPGFVQSYEGPPERPKCQPDGRWSGPLPKCKSYEEV